One genomic region from Nocardia vinacea encodes:
- a CDS encoding alpha/beta hydrolase gives MRGWKIVGLALAAVLVPSLVSCSRHSAAVSQVAELVAQSDAAPTPELDWAQCPETELSKYQCATAAVPIDYAQPNGATLSLAVIKQPAADADRRIGTLFSAVGGPGGSGFKWASHGELSTGEVARRFDVITFDQRGIGRSGQVRCFANSEEQHRFWSGILLPPTTAEQEAAAARSARELAAGCAAHSPELLPHLTTVDAARDLDLLRRAAGEATMTYTGGSYASYLGEVYGALFGDRVRALQLGSMIDPDAYTNDSRAQIADSAAGTEEVLTEFLRLCAEAGQPRCAFAGPTKTDAAALRTRNDAVLDRLRQGPIVVGQGAHTRAVTLTEVLPAHATMLYDAKEGWPALAELLTELERGPAGNPDVVQQILDAGGFTEDFLDAFTAITCADNRFGREPEQWPAMADELASAAPHYGAMWLYLRQACGAWPEFARGYSQRITGPWILRSDKPALLFNNRFDPVTPLTAARRAQQEMVNARLVVIEGGYGHLVVSDCAGRLQEHYLVDLQLPAPGATCKPDRAPFAD, from the coding sequence ATGCGCGGGTGGAAGATCGTCGGGTTGGCACTGGCGGCCGTATTGGTGCCGTCATTGGTTTCGTGCTCTCGGCACAGTGCGGCGGTTTCGCAGGTCGCCGAACTGGTCGCGCAGTCCGATGCGGCGCCGACCCCGGAACTCGATTGGGCGCAGTGCCCCGAGACGGAGTTGAGCAAGTATCAGTGCGCGACGGCCGCGGTCCCGATCGACTACGCGCAGCCGAACGGCGCGACGCTGTCGCTGGCCGTCATCAAACAGCCCGCCGCCGATGCGGACCGTCGCATCGGAACCCTGTTCAGCGCGGTCGGCGGACCCGGCGGTTCGGGCTTCAAATGGGCGAGTCACGGTGAGTTGTCAACCGGTGAGGTGGCCCGTCGATTCGATGTGATCACCTTCGATCAGCGCGGCATCGGCCGCAGCGGTCAGGTGCGCTGTTTCGCGAATTCCGAAGAGCAGCACCGCTTCTGGTCCGGCATCCTGCTCCCGCCGACGACTGCCGAACAGGAGGCCGCGGCCGCGCGCAGTGCCCGCGAACTGGCCGCAGGCTGCGCCGCGCACAGCCCGGAGCTGTTGCCGCACCTGACCACCGTCGATGCCGCCCGTGATCTGGATCTGCTGCGCCGCGCGGCCGGCGAGGCGACCATGACTTACACGGGCGGGTCCTACGCGAGCTATCTGGGCGAGGTCTACGGCGCGCTCTTCGGCGACCGGGTCCGTGCGCTACAACTCGGCTCGATGATCGACCCGGACGCCTACACCAACGATTCGCGCGCCCAGATCGCCGACTCCGCGGCGGGCACCGAGGAGGTGCTCACGGAGTTCCTGCGGCTGTGTGCCGAAGCGGGACAACCGCGGTGCGCGTTCGCGGGCCCGACCAAAACCGATGCCGCCGCACTGCGCACCCGCAACGACGCCGTACTGGATCGGCTGCGCCAGGGGCCCATCGTGGTCGGCCAGGGTGCGCACACCCGCGCGGTAACCCTCACCGAGGTGCTGCCCGCACACGCCACCATGCTCTACGACGCGAAGGAGGGCTGGCCCGCACTGGCCGAACTGCTGACCGAACTCGAGCGCGGCCCGGCGGGCAATCCCGATGTCGTACAACAGATTCTGGATGCGGGCGGGTTCACCGAGGACTTCCTGGACGCTTTTACCGCAATCACGTGCGCGGACAACAGATTTGGCCGCGAACCGGAGCAATGGCCCGCCATGGCGGACGAACTCGCCAGCGCCGCACCGCATTACGGCGCCATGTGGCTGTACCTGCGACAGGCATGTGGGGCTTGGCCCGAATTTGCCAGAGGCTATTCGCAGCGCATCACCGGCCCGTGGATTCTGCGCTCGGATAAGCCGGCCCTGCTGTTCAACAATCGATTCGATCCGGTCACCCCGCTGACGGCAGCCCGCCGGGCCCAGCAGGAAATGGTCAACGCCAGGCTGGTGGTCATAGAGGGTGGCTATGGCCACCTGGTGGTGAGTGACTGCGCGGGCCGGCTGCAGGAGCATTACCTCGTCGACCTGCAGCTCCCCGCACCCGGTGCGACCTGCAAGCCGGATAGGGCGCCGTTCGCCGACTGA
- a CDS encoding pyridoxamine 5'-phosphate oxidase family protein, which yields MGEISDTNEITDPTELRQLLGEVMPRAATKERVALHPRDRDWIAATPFIALSTSDADGNCDTSPKGDPAGFVKVLDDTTIAIPERPGNRRADGYLNILSNPHVGLLFMIPGRRETLRINGRARLVRDAPYFDDMLVKGHRPILAIEVEIEQIFFHCAKAFIRSHLWEPEQWPVDNLPSPARLVKEVQTNVTESVEELEHYYSPENYNAKLYRE from the coding sequence ATGGGCGAGATCAGCGACACCAATGAGATCACCGATCCGACCGAGCTGCGGCAGTTGCTCGGGGAGGTCATGCCACGAGCCGCGACGAAGGAGCGCGTCGCACTGCATCCCCGTGACCGCGACTGGATCGCGGCCACCCCGTTCATTGCCCTGAGTACCAGCGATGCCGACGGCAATTGCGATACCTCACCGAAGGGTGATCCGGCCGGTTTCGTGAAGGTGCTCGACGACACCACCATCGCCATTCCGGAACGGCCGGGGAATCGCAGGGCCGACGGCTACCTGAATATCCTCAGCAATCCGCACGTCGGGCTCCTGTTCATGATTCCGGGCCGCCGCGAGACGCTGCGCATCAACGGCCGGGCGCGGCTGGTTCGCGATGCACCGTATTTCGACGACATGTTGGTCAAGGGCCATCGGCCGATCCTGGCGATCGAGGTCGAGATCGAGCAGATCTTCTTCCACTGCGCCAAGGCGTTCATCCGCAGTCACCTGTGGGAGCCGGAGCAGTGGCCGGTCGACAATCTGCCCAGTCCCGCCCGGCTCGTCAAAGAGGTCCAGACCAATGTAACGGAGTCGGTGGAGGAACTGGAGCACTACTACTCGCCGGAAAATTACAACGCCAAGCTGTACCGGGAGTGA
- the leuA gene encoding 2-isopropylmalate synthase yields the protein MSPADAFVSGSRTIAAPSKPAPADQPAWSRQKNSSMPTFRYRPFAEEVEPITLPDRTWPDRIIDRAPGWCAVDLRDGNQALIDPMSPARKRRMFDLLVRMGYKEIEVGFPSASQTDFDFVREIIEDGAIPDDVAIQVLTQCRAELIERTFEACAGAANVIVHFYNSTSVLQRRVVFRADQAAVKKIATDAAKLCLEVEQKYPDTNWRYEYSPESYTGTELSYAKEVCDAVTEIIAPTPEKPMIINLPATVEMATPNVYADSIEWMSRNLARRDSIVLSLHPHNDRGTAVAAAELGYQAGADRIEGCLFGNGERTGNVCLVTLGMNLFSRGVDPQINFSDIDEIRRTVEYCNQLPVHERHPYGGDLVYTAFSGSHQDAINKGLDAMKAAADAAESDVDDIVWEVPYLPIDPKDVGRTYEAVIRVNSQSGKGGVAYIMKTDHGLVLPRRLQIEFSQAVQKITDGEGGEVSPKEMWDVFADEYLSPIQPLERMRQKVTASETDGGVDSITAVVKVDGVEQEVTGAGNGPLAAFVDAIATVGFDVRVLDYSEHAMSAGDDAQAAAYVECAIGDKVVWGVGIATSITTASLRAVVSAVNRAH from the coding sequence ATGTCCCCTGCTGACGCCTTCGTATCCGGCTCGCGCACCATCGCCGCTCCGAGCAAGCCAGCCCCTGCCGACCAGCCCGCCTGGAGCCGGCAGAAGAACTCCTCCATGCCAACTTTCCGCTACCGGCCCTTCGCGGAGGAGGTCGAGCCGATCACGCTGCCCGACCGCACCTGGCCGGACAGGATCATCGACCGCGCCCCCGGCTGGTGCGCCGTCGACCTGCGCGACGGCAACCAGGCTCTGATCGACCCGATGAGCCCCGCCCGCAAGCGCCGCATGTTCGACCTGCTGGTGCGGATGGGTTACAAGGAAATCGAGGTCGGCTTCCCGTCGGCCAGCCAGACCGATTTCGACTTCGTCCGCGAGATCATCGAGGACGGGGCGATTCCCGACGACGTCGCCATCCAGGTACTGACCCAGTGTCGCGCCGAACTGATCGAGCGCACCTTCGAGGCATGCGCCGGTGCGGCCAATGTGATCGTCCACTTCTACAACTCGACCTCGGTCCTGCAGCGGCGTGTGGTGTTCCGTGCGGACCAGGCGGCGGTCAAGAAGATCGCGACCGATGCCGCGAAGCTGTGCCTGGAGGTCGAGCAGAAGTATCCGGACACCAACTGGCGCTACGAGTACAGCCCGGAGTCCTACACCGGCACCGAACTGTCCTACGCCAAGGAGGTGTGCGACGCGGTCACCGAGATCATCGCGCCCACCCCGGAGAAGCCGATGATCATCAACCTGCCCGCGACCGTCGAGATGGCGACCCCGAATGTGTACGCCGATTCGATCGAGTGGATGAGCCGCAACCTGGCCCGCCGCGATTCGATCGTGCTGTCGCTGCATCCGCACAACGACCGGGGCACCGCGGTGGCCGCCGCCGAACTGGGCTATCAGGCCGGTGCGGATCGCATCGAGGGCTGCCTGTTCGGTAACGGTGAGCGCACCGGCAATGTCTGCCTGGTGACGCTGGGGATGAATCTGTTCTCCCGCGGCGTGGATCCGCAGATCAACTTCTCCGATATCGACGAGATCCGCCGGACCGTCGAATACTGCAACCAGCTGCCGGTGCACGAGCGCCACCCCTACGGCGGCGACCTGGTCTACACCGCATTCTCGGGTTCGCATCAGGACGCGATCAACAAGGGTCTGGACGCGATGAAGGCCGCGGCCGACGCCGCCGAATCCGATGTCGACGACATCGTCTGGGAGGTGCCGTACCTGCCGATCGACCCGAAGGATGTGGGCCGCACCTACGAGGCCGTCATCCGGGTCAACTCGCAGTCCGGTAAGGGCGGCGTCGCCTACATCATGAAGACCGACCACGGGCTGGTGCTGCCGCGCCGGCTGCAGATCGAATTCTCCCAGGCGGTCCAGAAGATCACCGACGGTGAGGGCGGCGAGGTTTCGCCCAAGGAGATGTGGGATGTCTTCGCGGACGAATACCTGAGCCCGATCCAGCCGCTGGAGCGGATGCGCCAGAAGGTCACCGCATCGGAGACCGACGGCGGCGTGGACTCGATCACCGCGGTGGTCAAGGTCGACGGCGTCGAGCAGGAAGTCACCGGAGCGGGCAATGGACCGCTCGCCGCATTCGTCGACGCGATCGCGACGGTCGGATTCGATGTGCGAGTGCTGGATTACTCCGAGCACGCGATGTCCGCGGGTGACGACGCGCAGGCCGCGGCATATGTGGAGTGCGCGATCGGCGACAAGGTGGTGTGGGGTGTCGGCATCGCCACCTCGATTACGACCGCGTCGCTGCGGGCAGTGGTGTCGGCGGTGAACCGGGCGCACTGA
- a CDS encoding EamA family transporter, producing MTNRDRLLGLTVVLLWGLNFIAIRVGLDHFPPFFFAALRFAVIAVPVLVLVPRPKVPLRWLLLYGIGFGILQFAFLFSAMRAGMPTGLSSLVLQSSAPFTVVLGALFLRERLRATQLLGIGVAVAGIVVIGLDRAQHAALLPVLLTLAGGLGWAFGNIGSRLATASGEANPLHLTLWMTVVPPIPMFALSALIEGPTTGLHALTDVTSPGGWHALLGLAYIVALGTIAGSGLWTYLMSRYPASTVAPMSLLVPVVGILAAWAAFGEDPTPLSLLGGAIVIAGAFGATKAGRRDANATAVQPVSTPTPVSEPTLGRQPRLVEA from the coding sequence GTGACCAATCGTGACCGCTTGCTCGGGCTTACCGTTGTCCTGCTCTGGGGGCTGAACTTCATTGCTATTCGGGTGGGGCTGGACCACTTTCCGCCGTTCTTCTTCGCTGCGCTGCGGTTCGCGGTGATCGCCGTTCCCGTGCTGGTGCTCGTGCCGCGGCCGAAGGTGCCGCTGCGGTGGTTGCTGCTGTATGGGATCGGGTTCGGGATTCTGCAATTCGCCTTTCTGTTCAGCGCGATGCGCGCGGGCATGCCGACCGGGCTGTCCTCGCTGGTGCTGCAATCCTCCGCGCCGTTCACGGTTGTCCTCGGTGCGCTGTTCCTCCGGGAGCGGTTGCGGGCGACGCAGTTGCTCGGCATCGGCGTCGCCGTGGCGGGCATTGTGGTGATCGGGCTCGATCGCGCACAGCATGCGGCGCTGTTGCCGGTGCTGCTGACGCTGGCGGGCGGTCTCGGGTGGGCCTTCGGCAATATCGGCTCGCGTTTGGCCACGGCATCCGGCGAGGCCAACCCACTGCATCTGACGCTGTGGATGACGGTTGTGCCGCCGATCCCGATGTTCGCGCTGTCCGCACTCATCGAAGGGCCGACGACCGGCCTGCATGCCTTGACCGATGTCACCTCCCCCGGCGGCTGGCACGCGCTGCTGGGCCTCGCCTACATCGTCGCGCTCGGCACCATCGCGGGCTCGGGCCTGTGGACCTACCTGATGAGCCGTTACCCGGCCAGCACGGTCGCCCCCATGTCCCTACTCGTCCCAGTGGTCGGCATCCTCGCTGCTTGGGCGGCCTTCGGCGAGGACCCGACGCCGCTGTCGCTGCTCGGCGGAGCGATCGTGATCGCGGGTGCGTTCGGGGCGACGAAGGCGGGTCGTCGCGATGCGAATGCCACAGCGGTGCAACCGGTTTCGACCCCTACTCCGGTGTCTGAGCCGACCCTCGGCAGGCAACCCCGCTTGGTGGAAGCCTGA
- a CDS encoding LysR family transcriptional regulator, with protein MAVERLRVLREFADRGTIAAVAEALSMTPSAVSQQLKVLAKEAGVALLEPDGRRVRLTDAGQALVVRADEVLAAMDRAVAEMAHYRGSARGRVRVALFPSGAALLLPRVLPALADSGVEVVARDEDLPPSEVPRLLADYDIVLTHRDERSPGIAGPRVSTTVIMREPTDVVVAPTHPLATRTEVTPAELAEETWLSVRGGFPVDDVLRSIATMTGVQPRIAQRLNDFRVIETLVAANYGVALMPRWAVAHPNLAVLRLSGVRAARLYELATRPHAATRPAIATVLQAFRAAATEIAAE; from the coding sequence ATGGCGGTTGAGCGGCTGCGGGTGCTGCGGGAATTCGCGGATCGCGGGACGATCGCTGCTGTGGCCGAGGCGCTTTCGATGACTCCTTCGGCGGTATCGCAGCAGCTCAAGGTGCTTGCCAAGGAGGCGGGTGTGGCGTTGCTCGAGCCCGATGGGCGGCGGGTTCGGCTGACCGATGCGGGGCAGGCGCTTGTTGTGCGCGCTGACGAGGTGCTCGCCGCGATGGACCGTGCGGTAGCCGAGATGGCGCACTATCGCGGGTCTGCGCGCGGTCGGGTACGGGTCGCGCTGTTCCCATCAGGCGCGGCGCTGCTGCTGCCGCGGGTGCTGCCCGCACTGGCCGACAGTGGTGTCGAGGTCGTCGCCCGTGACGAGGACCTGCCGCCGAGTGAAGTGCCGCGGCTGCTCGCCGACTACGACATCGTCCTCACCCACCGCGACGAGCGCTCGCCCGGTATCGCGGGGCCTCGCGTCAGCACCACGGTCATCATGCGCGAACCCACCGATGTCGTTGTCGCACCGACCCATCCGCTCGCGACTCGCACCGAGGTGACCCCGGCCGAACTCGCCGAGGAGACCTGGCTCAGCGTCCGCGGCGGCTTCCCGGTCGACGACGTGCTGCGCTCCATCGCAACCATGACCGGCGTCCAACCTCGTATTGCCCAGCGCCTCAACGACTTCCGAGTAATCGAAACCCTCGTCGCCGCGAACTACGGCGTCGCCCTCATGCCCCGCTGGGCCGTCGCGCACCCGAACCTCGCCGTACTACGCCTGTCCGGCGTCCGGGCCGCCCGCCTCTACGAACTGGCCACCCGGCCTCACGCCGCAACCCGCCCGGCCATAGCCACCGTCCTGCAGGCCTTCCGCGCTGCCGCCACCGAAATCGCCGCCGAATAG
- a CDS encoding hydroxysqualene dehydroxylase — translation MLRGTVAAAVATAGVLTAGGLRPVPAAGSPGGRQVAVLGGGVAGLTAAHELAERGFQVTVFERRALGGKARSIPVPGSGSGGRPDLPGEHGFRFFPGFYQHIPDTMRRIPFAGNPNGVWNNLIGVPEARFARRGGDDFRLPLGPKARTNFTPDAFRETMGAAIATALKMPADEGAYFAERLLVFNSSCDARRLGQWEHTSWRDFVGGHQRSHEFRALLSRTLTSIMVAAKEDVASVRTIGTMGEQFLGNPFEIGNDGALDRVLNGPTNSVWIDPWVQRLRDLGVQFALGAEVRGLEVRDRRIASARIVDENGAQRSIDADYFVVALSAEQARALWSPDVLEVRPELAAMDRLFVDWMNGIQFYLRRPMDISHGHTAYIDAPWSLTSITQNQLWARKITEFGDGTVQDCLSVDISDWNSPGMLYGKPAKECTHEEIAREVWAQLRAHLNDRDDLLRDADLHSWFLDPGISWQESQRRNANADPLLINTAGSWECRPEAHGALENLFLAGDYVRTNVDLATMEGANESARDTVNAILDVSGSNAERCRKYTLYRATELDPLRRIDADRYAAGQPNLFDVRL, via the coding sequence ATGCTTCGCGGCACCGTCGCAGCGGCGGTAGCAACGGCGGGGGTGCTGACGGCCGGTGGGCTGAGACCGGTGCCTGCCGCCGGCAGTCCCGGCGGCAGGCAGGTCGCGGTCCTCGGCGGTGGGGTCGCGGGATTGACCGCGGCACATGAATTGGCCGAGCGTGGGTTCCAGGTCACCGTATTCGAGAGACGTGCGCTCGGGGGCAAGGCGCGCAGCATTCCGGTGCCGGGCAGCGGGTCGGGCGGACGGCCGGACCTGCCCGGTGAGCACGGCTTCCGCTTCTTTCCCGGCTTCTATCAACATATTCCGGACACCATGCGACGAATTCCGTTCGCGGGCAATCCGAATGGCGTTTGGAATAATCTGATCGGCGTGCCAGAGGCACGTTTCGCCCGCCGCGGCGGCGATGATTTCCGACTTCCCTTGGGCCCCAAGGCCCGCACGAATTTCACCCCGGACGCATTCCGCGAAACCATGGGTGCGGCGATTGCGACGGCCTTGAAAATGCCCGCCGATGAAGGCGCCTACTTCGCCGAGCGCCTGCTGGTATTCAACTCCAGCTGCGATGCCCGGCGGTTAGGGCAGTGGGAACACACCTCATGGCGCGATTTCGTCGGCGGCCACCAGCGCTCTCACGAATTCCGCGCCCTGCTCTCGCGCACGCTGACCAGCATCATGGTCGCCGCGAAGGAGGATGTCGCCAGCGTCCGCACCATCGGCACCATGGGCGAACAGTTCCTGGGCAACCCCTTCGAAATCGGCAATGACGGCGCACTGGACCGGGTGCTGAACGGGCCGACCAACTCGGTGTGGATCGATCCATGGGTGCAGCGACTGCGCGACCTCGGCGTGCAATTCGCGCTCGGGGCCGAGGTACGCGGACTCGAGGTGCGCGATCGGCGGATCGCCTCGGCCCGCATCGTCGATGAAAACGGCGCACAGCGCAGCATCGACGCCGACTATTTCGTGGTCGCGCTGTCCGCCGAACAGGCCCGCGCGCTCTGGTCGCCCGACGTGCTCGAGGTGCGCCCGGAACTGGCCGCGATGGATCGCCTCTTCGTCGACTGGATGAACGGAATCCAGTTCTATCTGCGCAGGCCGATGGATATTTCACATGGCCACACCGCCTATATCGATGCCCCGTGGTCGCTCACCTCGATCACCCAGAATCAGCTGTGGGCGCGCAAAATCACCGAATTCGGCGACGGCACTGTGCAGGACTGTCTTTCGGTCGATATCTCCGACTGGAACTCCCCCGGCATGCTCTACGGCAAGCCCGCCAAGGAGTGCACGCACGAGGAGATCGCGCGCGAGGTATGGGCGCAGCTGCGGGCGCATCTGAACGACCGCGACGACCTGTTGCGCGATGCCGATCTGCATTCCTGGTTCCTCGATCCGGGCATCAGCTGGCAGGAATCCCAGCGGCGCAATGCCAATGCGGATCCGCTGCTGATCAATACCGCCGGGTCATGGGAGTGCCGACCGGAGGCCCACGGCGCGCTCGAAAACCTGTTCCTGGCAGGCGATTACGTGCGCACAAATGTCGATCTGGCAACCATGGAGGGCGCCAACGAATCCGCGCGCGACACGGTCAATGCCATTCTCGACGTTTCGGGTTCGAATGCCGAACGCTGCCGCAAGTACACGCTCTACCGTGCCACCGAACTGGACCCGCTGCGCCGCATCGATGCCGACCGCTACGCCGCGGGCCAGCCCAACCTGTTCGATGTGCGACTGTGA
- a CDS encoding MinD/ParA family protein translates to MDTAEVTTDSSAPDETSESVPVDAEPATDEHAAAEVTEQPDESEQSEPGQFTGYPGGPTDQNSYPQAGVPQQQYGPPEGFAPPGTPYNTGQFAQPYQPGPGQSGNHPVQPEPSYGEYRQEIGHDGLVRRVPVESQAEPPIYSWAPPPPVQQPPMYQQPPMGQQPPMGQPPVGQQPLPYAEQGPGTGLMPYGEQGPGTGMVPYTEQGPPPGWQGGPPNTQQPFQPQHVPQPGQPGHSVNDLNLLKRARKAPRSGWRRAMHKASGGMINPGESAADVVYRDLVDRVNQPVRGDYRIAILSLKGGVGKTTTTVGLGSTFSSARGDRVIAIDANPDLGTLAHRVPRQTRSTVRNLLEDHHITRYSDVRAHTSQAPSRLEVLASEQDPAVSEAFSEADYRQAIGILQSFYNIILTDCGTGLMHSAMAGVLDMASSLVLVTSPAIDGARSASATLDWLDHHGYGKLVERTVVVVNASRRGASTVDLDQLRKLFLDRTRAVQVVPFDDHLAEGAEIDLELVSKPTRRALLELAAMVADDFGYIGTQQYRPGPPRHH, encoded by the coding sequence GTGGACACGGCCGAGGTCACCACCGACTCCTCGGCGCCGGACGAAACGTCCGAATCCGTACCCGTCGACGCGGAGCCCGCAACCGACGAGCATGCGGCCGCCGAGGTAACCGAACAGCCCGATGAGTCCGAACAGTCGGAGCCGGGACAGTTCACCGGATATCCAGGCGGGCCAACGGATCAGAACAGCTACCCGCAGGCCGGGGTTCCGCAGCAGCAGTACGGACCGCCCGAGGGGTTCGCGCCGCCCGGAACGCCGTACAACACTGGTCAATTCGCACAGCCGTATCAGCCGGGTCCCGGCCAGAGCGGTAACCATCCGGTGCAGCCCGAGCCGTCCTATGGCGAATACCGCCAGGAGATCGGGCACGATGGGCTGGTCCGGCGGGTCCCGGTGGAAAGTCAGGCCGAGCCGCCGATCTACAGTTGGGCGCCGCCACCACCGGTGCAGCAGCCGCCGATGTATCAGCAGCCGCCCATGGGGCAACAGCCCCCGATGGGGCAACCGCCCGTTGGACAGCAACCGCTACCGTATGCCGAACAGGGGCCGGGCACCGGTCTGATGCCGTATGGCGAGCAAGGACCAGGCACCGGGATGGTGCCGTATACCGAACAGGGCCCGCCGCCGGGATGGCAAGGCGGCCCGCCGAATACGCAGCAGCCGTTCCAGCCGCAGCATGTGCCGCAGCCGGGTCAGCCGGGGCATTCGGTCAATGACCTGAACCTGCTCAAGCGGGCACGCAAGGCGCCGCGCAGTGGTTGGCGACGCGCGATGCACAAGGCCTCCGGCGGCATGATCAACCCGGGTGAGTCCGCGGCGGATGTCGTCTACCGCGATCTCGTCGACCGGGTGAATCAGCCAGTGCGCGGGGACTATCGGATCGCGATCCTGTCGCTGAAGGGCGGCGTCGGCAAGACCACGACAACCGTCGGGCTCGGATCGACGTTCTCCTCGGCGCGTGGTGACCGGGTCATCGCGATCGACGCCAATCCCGACCTCGGCACGTTGGCGCACCGGGTGCCGCGGCAGACCCGCTCCACCGTGCGCAACCTGCTCGAGGATCACCACATCACCAGGTACTCCGATGTCCGGGCGCATACGTCCCAGGCGCCGAGCCGACTGGAAGTGCTTGCCAGTGAACAGGATCCGGCGGTTTCCGAGGCCTTCAGCGAGGCCGATTACCGCCAGGCCATCGGCATCCTGCAGTCGTTCTACAACATCATCCTGACCGACTGCGGCACCGGTCTGATGCATTCGGCCATGGCCGGTGTCCTCGATATGGCCAGTTCACTGGTGCTGGTGACTTCACCCGCCATCGACGGCGCCCGCAGTGCGTCGGCAACCCTGGACTGGCTGGACCACCACGGCTACGGCAAGTTGGTCGAGCGAACCGTGGTGGTGGTCAACGCATCTCGCCGTGGCGCCTCCACCGTCGACCTGGACCAGCTACGCAAACTGTTCCTCGACCGCACCCGCGCGGTCCAGGTGGTGCCCTTCGACGACCACCTCGCCGAGGGCGCGGAGATCGACCTGGAACTGGTGAGCAAGCCGACCCGGCGTGCCCTCCTGGAACTGGCCGCCATGGTCGCCGACGATTTCGGCTACATCGGCACCCAGCAGTACCGGCCCGGTCCGCCCCGGCACCACTAG
- a CDS encoding DUF1272 domain-containing protein: MALEMRAVCERCEVALALDGLAHICSYECTFCDPCTAAMNAICPNCGGELTRRPRRTRPV; this comes from the coding sequence ATGGCGCTCGAGATGCGAGCCGTGTGCGAGCGCTGCGAGGTGGCCCTCGCGCTCGACGGCCTCGCGCATATTTGCAGCTATGAGTGCACATTCTGCGATCCGTGCACGGCGGCGATGAACGCCATCTGCCCGAACTGCGGCGGTGAGTTGACGCGCCGTCCGCGGCGAACTCGACCGGTGTAG
- a CDS encoding sulfite exporter TauE/SafE family protein, which translates to MTWLEQLAVFGAGIAAGGINTIVGSGTLITFPVLLAFGIPPVTANVSNTIGLVPGGVSGAYGYRRELEGQRARLVRLGSASLLGGTTGAILLLILPAAAFKAIVPVLIIAALILVVVQPRLARWVKQRRAADTGPAPEHGGLILYVAIFLCGIYGGYFGAAQGVLLIGLLGVFVHEDIQRLNGVKNVLGLLVNAVSAVVFTVIADVDWRVAALIAVGSIIGGQLGAKMGRRMPPTALRAVIVVVGSIAVVRLLMT; encoded by the coding sequence ATGACTTGGCTGGAACAACTGGCGGTCTTCGGTGCGGGCATCGCGGCGGGCGGCATCAACACCATTGTGGGATCGGGCACCCTGATCACCTTCCCGGTGCTGCTCGCCTTCGGGATTCCGCCGGTCACGGCGAACGTTTCGAACACGATCGGTCTGGTCCCCGGTGGCGTCAGCGGGGCGTACGGCTATCGGCGCGAACTCGAGGGCCAGCGGGCCAGGTTGGTCCGGCTCGGCAGCGCGTCCCTGCTCGGTGGCACCACCGGCGCGATCCTGCTGCTGATTCTGCCCGCCGCGGCCTTCAAAGCGATCGTGCCGGTGCTGATCATCGCGGCGCTGATCCTGGTTGTGGTCCAGCCACGGTTGGCGCGCTGGGTGAAGCAGCGCCGCGCGGCCGATACCGGTCCGGCGCCCGAACACGGTGGCCTGATCCTGTACGTCGCGATATTTCTGTGCGGCATCTACGGCGGTTATTTCGGCGCGGCCCAGGGCGTGTTGTTGATCGGGTTGCTCGGGGTGTTCGTGCACGAGGACATCCAGCGGCTCAACGGGGTCAAGAATGTGCTCGGTCTGCTGGTGAACGCGGTCTCCGCGGTGGTGTTCACGGTGATCGCCGATGTCGACTGGCGGGTCGCCGCGCTGATCGCGGTCGGTTCGATCATCGGCGGTCAACTCGGCGCGAAGATGGGCAGGCGGATGCCGCCCACCGCATTGCGTGCGGTGATCGTCGTGGTGGGCAGCATTGCCGTCGTCCGACTGCTGATGACGTAG